AATAAAACACCATCAGTCTGAGAGTGAAGTGCTTCAAAAATGGGTAAAATGGATTCTCTGTTGTGTCTTACCTCTCCTTATATATTCACTGCTAACAGCCTATCACAGAGCGAGGGGGGCCTATAATGTCACAGCCCGAATTTTAGAGAACGCCTATTACAACAACTGCAAAAGAATGGTGTGAAAGAATGCAGTTTAAAGCAAGAGCTGCTTCCAAAATCATGTATTACCATGATGATGCAACAAGACAATCCTGACGTTTTCAGAGAATCCCAGAAAGCAAAACCTTGCTTCACTCTCCTGTTTTCTTACCGCTGCACGTGTTCTTCCAGTTGTTTTATGGTAGTACTGGTTCCAGAAGCTGCTAACAGAAGGTCCTGCAGTTTCTGTGTAGAAGCTGATACTTCTCTTTCCTTACTATCTAGGACAGTCTTCAAGTCATGAACACAATGCTCAGACTGAATACACTGTTCTTCAGATTCCTGTAACTGTAAAATAGCAGTGAGAATCCTCAGCAGCCAGGTTAGGTTCAGCACAGAGAACTCAGTGAGCGCTGAAGAATTTGAATATTGCATGTATCTACATAAACCCTCTACCCAGAGTACTGGAATCGTTTCCAATTCAGTCAAGCCTTCATTTCTCTGAGCAAATGAATGGTAACAGATGATATTTCATCATCTGTGACACTGGCCTCTCCCATCTGTACAAAGGATTTTCTATAACACCATTATGAGCAATGACACTGCCAATCCTACCTTCTCAGTGACTAGACATCCTGTAACTACTGATTTGGCACAGGTTTGACTGTGATCACAGATGACAAGGGGCAAGTTGAGAAGTTAAGAAAGAACACTGCTGCAATAGCCTGGAGCCGCAAGAAGAACTTatgctgtggggctgaagaATGTCTCCTACTTGCAAAAGAAACTAGTTGGCTTTGTGATGATTCCAGTAACACTTATCTTTCACTACAGAGGAGGAGGCCAGTTGGCAAGGACTTCACCAGCTTCATGAATTATGACAGGGTATCACTGCTAACCTCCTTAACTCTCTCTGATACTTGCTGtcagaacattatttttctcttcttcaccaGAAACAGGGAATAATCGCCCTCAAATTTATACGTATAAGTTACAGCATCTCTGTACCTTGGTTTTCACCCTGTCCAATTCCTTTTGCAAGCGCAATTTTGTCTTCCTCAAGGTCACTGCGGTAGCGTGTAGTAACTTCAAGGGAAGCTTCTGACATAGACTGCTTTTTAAGAGCATCAGcaagctcctgctgcagctgtctgATCACACCctaaggaaacagaagaacatgaggaaaaacatgaaacttGACTTTACTCCTTTAAACTGACCATATTATACAATTCATCCATTTACCGATCCTCCTTAattctaagagaaaaaacagtgaagcaCAAGAAAACAACATGATTTGGTCCTATGTGTATAACTTATGCCTGATGTGCTTTAGaaatacaaattcattttatgcattgaaacattttaatttcttctaattGTATAGCTTACCTCTCTTTCTACTTTGTCAGTCTCATATTTAAAGACTTGTTCCCTTAAATCAGTACACTTGGTATTTAATTCcttgtttctctcttccatgaGGTAAACCTGCTTCTCACAATCAGCTCTGAGTTTGTTGAACATTTCATGAAGTCTGTCCTGGACATCATTCATAACCTTTTCTTTGATGGTCCCCTTGTTCTGCAAATCTTCCAGCTGCTGACGGAGCAGAAGGTTTTCACTTTGGAGCTGGGCCAATCGTTCCTGCATAGACTCCTGCTTTATCATAAATTTACTGACTTGGTCTTTCTCAATTTGTCGCGCATGCTCATTTTCTTTCGCTTGACACTGGGCTTGATTTAAGTCTTTTTGCGTCATTtctaaaagcagtgttttttcctgaagtgtttCTTTCAACTGGTGAAGCTCGTTTTcttgttgccgtgcacaattataatccaaaccccatacttgcccaggtgctagcgataccctcgctagggccaaaaggaccaccgtgactcatcaagaaaggtggcaaaatggcgtttattaggagtaatcaataccttatataccttactacttcgtctacgccccctagggcacgtttgaaatgcgcgcgcccaaagtacatcactagataggggacggaagaggctggtttactatcaccgtcacatcctGCGCTTCGGCAGCACATATACTAAAATTGGAACGATACAGAGAAGATTAGCATGGCCCCTGCGCAAGGATGACACGCAAATTCGTGAAGCGTTCCATATTTTTTCAATGATCGGCGCATCCTGGATGGGATGTTTGCAGTTTGTGGTGTCCCAGACAGCAAGTTGGATGACTGAGCTTGGGAGGGATgtggcagctgaacaagatgatcccttttaccctgtgcatggtatagacatgcaagagggaattagagcagagtgcttggaatataagtttagcactgagatgatgcagctggtgggtcttgatattcaaccacGTGTTAAGAAGCTATGGAATATGCAGAAACTGGCAGGAGCCCTCCAGTGGGTTCGGGGTGCTTTGGGGATACCTTCTCGATTGATGAagcccttgtatggtcagctaaagggatccgacccaaaagaaccccaaaatcTGTCTAGcgaaatggctgcagcttggcaaaagatcttacagagctgcatggaaggatcgcttgCACAGTGGGCCACTGCTCAAGGCCTTGAAATGGCCCAGCTAGCTCAGTTGGTAGAGCATGAGACTCTTGATCTCAGGATGGTGGTTTGGCAGGACTCCAACCGtagttcacaggctgctgtcttcacaaaccgaatggtcagcgtgcagatgcttgaggtgatggctgtgacgGTCGCAATGCACCTCTGgcgaatgataccctctaacattgttgcctactccatctttgcagccaagcagttgTCCCGGATGGGCCGGGAGGACTTCCcaagttcagaggctgctggaattttggaagagaccttggcctctcacacagctcctgttgcatcctTATATGTGCATGgtcactctgaggtgccaagcctttttaccagaggtaatgcaatagcagatacagttgccagcactcctgtctttggcctagggtcactgcagatctggcaaactggtgtcatctgggagccttgcttgtctccccgTCAAGGACTGGCTATTGCTGTGAGTACCTCCTCTACTGTCATCACGGTCactcagcatgtcaggtctggcttgACTGCAGTCCAATACCATTTGGCAACCGCTGTTGCTGTGGTCGGTTTACCCAGTCACATTAAGACTGacaatgggtcctgcttcacttctcattttactcaagaatggttggtgaagactgactatgggaagtgggataagagttcttttcttacaggagcagttggtggggagtccgaatctggtacctgagactgttctgctgctgttggtctcgGTGATTAGTACCGCTCGAACAACAAGCGCGGGGACCTTCTGGATTCAGTCTGGAATTGTcgggtctcagccaacagtagattcacacttatctgtatttgcaacttcacttatcttttaggatgtgttcttcttatcctatagagtgtgattctagttacctagtcactacatatcgattacacgttaatgtaatgatggtgcatgttgccgtgtgctgatgagctgatggacgctatcgaggctacagacagaagactttgactgctgttcaccatacagagaagatgcatcatgcaagaatgacgaagaatgaagaagaatagaaaacatcacggatgagaactgtttctcgGATGGCTCCAGACATCAAAGGGACTATCTTATTATACACTTCATTtagttgtggtattgttttattttgcacaaatgtaacttgCACTACTCATTATATCGGATAGAGcttttaaggtttatataaagtttatagagAGTAAGTTAtaattaagagtaatatattaatagatattaaggtttatataaatttatagagtaagttatattaagagtaatatattaatatagtAATAGAGTTatgataagagtaatatattaatatcgTTAGAGTTGCATTAAGATTAGTATTAGTCTTATTAAGGTTAGATTTGACTAAGTAGATAAGTAATTCAGTTAAGCTGAGTACAATAGTATAAGTATATTGCATAGAACATATAGaataatatcaaatttataGTAGATTATACTTGGGATTTTAGTGTTCACATTGAAAAGGGATAAACTGTTGtcttggggggcggggagatgttgtagatgctaacgaggctgaaccttgtagtacaagcatataggcggtagcggggctttttcgggatgtgacggtgatagtaaaccagcctcttccgtcccctatctagtgatgtactttgggcgtgcgcatttcaaacgtgccctagggggcgtagacgaagtagtaaggtatataaggtattgattactcctaataaacgccattttgccacctttcttgatgagtcacggtggtccttttggccctagcgagggtatcgctagcacctgggcaagtatggggtttggattataattgtgcacggcaacattTTCTAGACTGTTacctttgctttccattttactCAGCCGCTGAGACAAGCTCTTGTTGCTGTCTGGCACATCAGAGAGCTCATGATGGAGCTTGTCTTGTAAACGAAGCCGTTCATCACGTTCTCTCTGATATGGTCTTTCGGCATCACTTCTCAATGACTGATGACGTTTGAGATCTTGGAGCACTGCATTCAAGTGGGAATGGAATGATTCAAGCTCTGTTTCCAGcctgtctttgctttcttttgtctgttCTAGCTTGGTAGTTAGCATTGCCAATTCTGCCTTGAGTAAATTCAGCTGTCCATTgtactgaaatgctgtttgtgtTAAGATTTCCTCACTCAGTTTAAGTTCCTGTTTTAACACACAGAA
The sequence above is a segment of the Excalfactoria chinensis isolate bCotChi1 chromosome 1, bCotChi1.hap2, whole genome shotgun sequence genome. Coding sequences within it:
- the LOC140259783 gene encoding ankyrin repeat domain-containing protein 26-like; translated protein: MTQKDLNQAQCQAKENEHARQIEKDQVSKFMIKQESMQERLAQLQSENLLLRQQLEDLQNKGTIKEKVMNDVQDRLHEMFNKLRADCEKQVYLMEERNKELNTKCTDLREQVFKYETDKVEREGVIRQLQQELADALKKQSMSEASLEVTTRYRSDLEEDKIALAKGIGQGENQALTEFSVLNLTWLLRILTAILQLQESEEQCIQSEHCVHDLKTVLDSKEREVSASTQKLQDLLLAASGTSTTIKQLEEHVQR